The following proteins are encoded in a genomic region of Xenopus laevis strain J_2021 chromosome 3L, Xenopus_laevis_v10.1, whole genome shotgun sequence:
- the dennd11.L gene encoding DENN domain-containing protein 11 (The RefSeq protein has 2 substitutions compared to this genomic sequence), with the protein MARRTDRAPLLDWAEGPGVSPAPETEQGERWAQGYGAAWERRPAGELTPLPQLEDDHIAAVFVVTFDPRSGNIVEWCRPHDIDLEGVEFKSMASGSHRVQSDFIYFRKGGFFGLACFANMPVESELERGARMKSVGVLSPSYTLLYRYMHFLENQVRHQLEIPGHYTPLEAFYEDKKGVLPVGPQTCQPALHWLPPVHKHLYPEMKITHPAGCMSQFIKFFGEQIFVLWKFALLRKRILIFSPPPVGVVCYRVYCCCCLANVTLPGIGATAPESKPFFYVNVADIQTLDGEGSYVACTTEKIFEQKQDLYDVYVDNQNVKTHREHLQPLLRVNSADKEKYQRLNDQRQLLMYSQEVDGDCGSCEEDLFILFFMEQNNRIFQTLLEVASSQDKTLTAEHARSMGLDPHGDRTFLMDLLEVYGFDLMLVIDNPCCP; encoded by the exons ATGGCCAGGCGGACGGACCGGGCGCCGCTCTTGGACTGGGCTGAGGGGCCGGGGGTGAGTCCAGCTCCAGAGACAGAACAAGGGGAGAGATGGGCGCAGGGTTACGGGGCAGCCTGGGAGCGGAGGCCCGCGGGAGAACTCACACCGCTGCCCCAACTGGAGGATGATCATATCGCCGCCGTGTTTGTCGTCACATTCGATCCCCGGAGCG GTAATATTGTAGAATGGTGCCGCCCCCACGACATCGACCTGGAGGGGGTAGAATTCAAGTCAATGGCCAGTGGCTCTCACCGTGTCCAGTCTGATTTCAT ATATTTCCGCAAAGGGGGCTTCTTCGGACTCGCCTGCTTCGCTAACATGCCGGTGGAGAGTGAGCTGGAGCGGGGGGCTCGCATGAAATCCGTGGGGGTCCTGTCCCCCTCCTACACCCTCCTGTATCGCTACATGCACTTCCTGGAGAACCAAGTCCG GCACCAGCTGGAGATCCCCGGCCATTACACTCCATTAGAGGCTTTCTATGAAGACAAGAAGGGGGTCCTGCCCGTGGGGCCCCAAACCTGCCAACCTGCCCTGCACTGGCTCCCCCCTGTACACAAGCACCTGTACCCCGAGATGAAG ATAACCCACCCCGCCGGCTGCATGTCCCAATTCATCAAGTTTTTCGGGGAGCAGATCTTTGTGCTGTGGAAGTTTGCGCTGCTCCGGAAGCGAATCCTCATATTTTCCCCCCCGCCCGTCGGAGTCGTCTGCTATCGAG TTTATTGCTGTTGCTGCCTGGCCAATGTCACTCTCCCTGGTATCGGAGCGACCGCCCCGGAGTCCAAACCTTTCTTCTACGTAAATGTGGCCGATATCCAGTCTCTGGATGGGGAAGGTTCCTACGTGGCCT GCACCACAGAAAAGATCTTTGAGCAGAAGCAGGACCTGTATGATGTGTATATGGATAACCAAAATGTAAAAACCCACCGAGAGCACCTTCAGCCATTGTTGCGGGTCAACAGCGCTGATAAAGAGAAGTATCAGCGGCTCAATGACCAGAG GCAGCTCCTGATGTACTCTCAGGAAGTGGATGGAGACTGCGGTTCCTGCGAAGAGGATTTATTTATTCT GTTCTTTATGGAACAGAACAACCGGATATTCCAGACGCTGCTAGAAGTGGCCTCGAGCCAGGACAAGACTCTGACGGCCGAGCATGCCCGCAGCATGGGGCTCGACCCCCACGGGGACCGCACTTTTCTCATGGACCTGCTGGAAGTTTATGGCTTCGACCTGATGTTGGTTATTGACAACCCCTGCTGCCCCTGA
- the wee2.L gene encoding wee1-like protein kinase 2-A (The RefSeq protein has 3 substitutions compared to this genomic sequence): protein MRTAMSCGGGLVQRLDFSSSDEEDGLSNGINEGPQKGSPVSSWRTNNCPFPITPQRNERELSPTQELSPSSDYSPDPSVGAECPGTPLHYSTWKKLKLCDTPYTPKSLLYKTLPSPGSRVHCRGQRLLRFVAGTGAELDDPSLVNINPFTPESYRQTHFQPNGKRKERPEDDCRTDRQMKYAEKEHPAVFQSKRFVLRETNMGSRYKTEFLEIEKIGAGEFGSVFKCIKRLDGCFYAIKRSKKPLAGSTDEQLALREVYAHAVLGHHPHVVRYYSAWAEDDHMIIQNEYCNGGSLQDLIVDNNKEGQFVLEQELKEILLQVSMGLKYIHGSGLVHMDIKPSNIFICRKQTELGQEESDGEDDLSSGSVLYKIGDLGHVTSILNPQVEEGDSRFLANEILQEDYSQLPKADIFALGLTIALAAGAAPLPCNEDSWHHIRKGNLPHVPQLLTPIFLALLKLLVHPDPVMRPPAASLAKNSVLRRCVGKAAQLQKQLNVEKFKTAMLERELKAAKLAQTSGKDECSDLPPMSGFSCRGRKRLVGAKNTRSLSFTCGGY, encoded by the exons ATGAGGACGGCCATGTCATGCGGAGGCGGGTTAGTCCAGCGCTTGGATTTCTCCAGCAGTGACGAAGAGGATGGTCTGAGCAATGGGATTAATGAAGGTCCCCAGAAGGGGAGTCCCGTGAGTTCCTGGAGGACCAATAACTGCCCCTTCCCCATCACCCCCCAGAGGAACGAGAGGGAACTTTCTCCTACTCAAGAGCTGAGCCCAAGTAGCGACTACTCGCCCGACCCAAGTGTGGGGGCTGAATGCCCTGGTACCCCCCTTCATTACAGCACATGGAAGAAGCTCAAGCTCTGTGACACCCCTTATACCCCAAAG AGCCTTTTGTACAAAACGCTTCCCTCTCCGGGGTCCCGCGTTCACTGCAGGGGCCAAAGACTCCTTCGTTTTGTGGCTGGAACTGGGGCAGAACTGGACGACCCCTCTCTGGTCAATATCAACCCCTTCACCCCTGAATCCTACCGACAAACCCACTTCCAACCCAATGGGAAGAGGAAGGAGAGGCCTGAGGATGACTGCAG AACTGATCGCCAGATGAAATATGCGGAGAAGGAACATCCGGCAGTTTTCCAGTCTAAG AGATTTGTGTTACGGGAGACCAACATGGGGTCTCGCTACAAGACGGAATTCCTGGAGATAGAGAAGATCGGCGCGGGGGAGTTTGGGTCGGTTTTCAAGTGCGTAAAGCGACTGGATGGATGTTTCTACGCCATTAAACGCTCCAAGAAGCCGTTGGCTGGCTCCACAGATGA GCAGCTGGCGTTGAGAGAAGTGTACGCTCACGCGGTTCTGGGTCACCACCCCCACGTCGTGCGTTATTACTCCGCATGGGCAGAGGATGATCACATGATCATACAGAATGAATACTGCAATG GTGGCAGCCTGCAGGACCTGATCGTGGACAATAACAAGGAGGGACAGTTTGTGCTGGAGCAGGAGCTGAAGGAGATCCTTCTACAAGTGTCCATGGGCCTGAAGTACATCCACGGCTCTGGGCTGGTGCACATGGACATCAAGCCAA GCAACATATTTATCTGCCGGAAGCAGACAGAGTTGGGTCAGGAAGAGAGCGATGGTGAAGATGACCTCTCCTCTGCCAGTGTCCTCTATAAGATTG GTgaccttggtcatgtgacttctaTACTTAACCCCCAGGTGGAAGAAGGGGACAGTCGGTTCTTGGCCAACGAGATACTGCAGGAG gaTTACAGCCAGCTGCCCAAGGCTGACATCTTTGCGCTTGGTCTAACCATTGCCCTGGCAGCAGGAGCTGCTCCTCTTCCCTGTAACGAAGACAGTTGGCACCATATCAGAAAGGGCAACTTGCCCCACGTTCCCCAGCTGCTGACTCCCGTCTTCCTTGCCCTGCTCAAG CTGTTGGTTCATCCAGACCCGGTTATGAGACCCCCGGCTGCATCACTGGCCAAGAATTCTGTGCTGAGACGTTGTGTTGGGAAGGCGGCCCAGCTCCAGAAACAGCTCAATGTGGAGAAGTTCAAGACGGCCATGCTTGAGAG GGAGTTGAAAGCCGCTAAATTGGCCCAGACTTCTGGGAAGGACGAGTGTTCGGATCTGCCCCCTATGTCGGGTTTCTCGTGCCGCGGAAGAAAACGCCTCGTTGGTGCAAAAAACACTCGATCGCTGAGCTTCACCTGCGGAGGGTATTAA
- the wee2.L gene encoding wee1-like protein kinase 2-A isoform X1: MRTAMSCGGGLVQRLDFSSSDEEDGLSNGINEGPQKGSPVSSWRTNNCPFPITPQRNERELSPTQELSPSSDYSPDPSVGAECPGTPLHYSTWKKLKLCDTPYTPKSLLYKTLPSPGSRVHCRGQRLLRFVAGTGAELDDPSLVNINPFTPESYRQTHFQPNGKRKERPEDDCRTDRQMKYAEKEHPAVFQSKRFVLRETNMGSRYKTEFLEIEKIGAGEFGSVFKCVKRLDGCFYAIKRSKKPLAGSTDEQLALREVYAHAVLGHHPHVVRYYSAWAEDDHMIIQNEYCNGGSLQDLIVDNNKEGQFVLEQELKEILLQVSMGLKYIHGSGLVHMDIKPSNIFICRKQTELGQEESDGEDDLSSASVLYKIGDLGHVTSILNPQVEEGDSRFLANEILQEDYSQLPKADIFALGLTIALAAGAAPLPCNEDSWHHIRKGNLPHVPQLLTPVFLALLKLLVHPDPVMRPPAASLAKNSVLRRCVGKAAQLQKQLNVEKFKTAMLERELKAAKLAQTSGKDECSDLPPMSGFSCRGRKRLVGAKNTRSLSFTCGGY; this comes from the exons ATGAGGACGGCCATGTCATGCGGAGGCGGGTTAGTCCAGCGCTTGGATTTCTCCAGCAGTGACGAAGAGGATGGTCTGAGCAATGGGATTAATGAAGGTCCCCAGAAGGGGAGTCCCGTGAGTTCCTGGAGGACCAATAACTGCCCCTTCCCCATCACCCCCCAGAGGAACGAGAGGGAACTTTCTCCTACTCAAGAGCTGAGCCCAAGTAGCGACTACTCGCCCGACCCAAGTGTGGGGGCTGAATGCCCTGGTACCCCCCTTCATTACAGCACATGGAAGAAGCTCAAGCTCTGTGACACCCCTTATACCCCAAAG AGCCTTTTGTACAAAACGCTTCCCTCTCCGGGGTCCCGCGTTCACTGCAGGGGCCAAAGACTCCTTCGTTTTGTGGCTGGAACTGGGGCAGAACTGGACGACCCCTCTCTGGTCAATATCAACCCCTTCACCCCTGAATCCTACCGACAAACCCACTTCCAACCCAATGGGAAGAGGAAGGAGAGGCCTGAGGATGACTGCAG AACTGATCGCCAGATGAAATATGCGGAGAAGGAACATCCGGCAGTTTTCCAGTCTAAG AGATTTGTGTTACGGGAGACCAACATGGGGTCTCGCTACAAGACGGAATTCCTGGAGATAGAGAAGATCGGCGCGGGGGAGTTTGGGTCGGTTTTCAAGTGCGTAAAGCGACTGGATGGATGTTTCTACGCCATTAAACGCTCCAAGAAGCCGTTGGCTGGCTCCACAGATGA GCAGCTGGCGTTGAGAGAAGTGTACGCTCACGCGGTTCTGGGTCACCACCCCCACGTCGTGCGTTATTACTCCGCATGGGCAGAGGATGATCACATGATCATACAGAATGAATACTGCAATG GTGGCAGCCTGCAGGACCTGATCGTGGACAATAACAAGGAGGGACAGTTTGTGCTGGAGCAGGAGCTGAAGGAGATCCTTCTACAAGTGTCCATGGGCCTGAAGTACATCCACGGCTCTGGGCTGGTGCACATGGACATCAAGCCAA GCAACATATTTATCTGCCGGAAGCAGACAGAGTTGGGTCAGGAAGAGAGCGATGGTGAAGATGACCTCTCCTCTGCCAGTGTCCTCTATAAGATTG GTgaccttggtcatgtgacttctaTACTTAACCCCCAGGTGGAAGAAGGGGACAGTCGGTTCTTGGCCAACGAGATACTGCAGGAG gaTTACAGCCAGCTGCCCAAGGCTGACATCTTTGCGCTTGGTCTAACCATTGCCCTGGCAGCAGGAGCTGCTCCTCTTCCCTGTAACGAAGACAGTTGGCACCATATCAGAAAGGGCAACTTGCCCCACGTTCCCCAGCTGCTGACTCCCGTCTTCCTTGCCCTGCTCAAG CTGTTGGTTCATCCAGACCCGGTTATGAGACCCCCGGCTGCATCACTGGCCAAGAATTCTGTGCTGAGACGTTGTGTTGGGAAGGCGGCCCAGCTCCAGAAACAGCTCAATGTGGAGAAGTTCAAGACGGCCATGCTTGAGAG GGAGTTGAAAGCCGCTAAATTGGCCCAGACTTCTGGGAAGGACGAGTGTTCGGATCTGCCCCCTATGTCGGGTTTCTCGTGCCGCGGAAGAAAACGCCTCGTTGGTGCAAAAAACACTCGATCGCTGAGCTTCACCTGCGGAGGGTATTAA